A single window of Coffea eugenioides isolate CCC68of chromosome 7, Ceug_1.0, whole genome shotgun sequence DNA harbors:
- the LOC113777353 gene encoding B3 domain-containing protein REM23-like, whose amino-acid sequence MEQNFNFNPSFIKLLMEDDFTREIRIPYAFVRNLKEKLSSRCTIESEAKNSVRNSWPVRIRKKGRYYYICRLSWPKFVKDHHLKLGDYLLFHLIDKTTFRVKPYGADCCPKKFNVYNSSSSSSDDESDDGSDDSFDDSDETEFYSLDE is encoded by the exons ATggaacaaaatttcaactttaatCCGTCCTTTATAAAGCTGTTGATGGAAGATGACTTCACGAGAGAAATT CGGATTCCCTATGCTTTTGTGAGGAACTTGAAGGAAAAGCTTTCCTCAAGATGCACAATCGAATCCGAGGCAAAGAACTCAGTTCGAAATTCATGGCCAGTAAGAATTCGAAAGAAAGGTCGCTACTATTATATTTGCAGACTTTCGTGgccaaaatttgttaaagatcATCATTTGAAGCTTGGAGATTACCTGTTATTTCATCTGATAGATAAAACAACATTTAGAGTAAAGCCATATGGTGCTGATTGTTGCCCAAAAAAGTTTAATGTGTACAATTCATCCAGTAGCTCCAGTGatgatgaatctgatgatgGCTCTGATGACAGCTTTGATGATAGTGATGAAACTGAATTTTACTCATTAGATGAGTAA
- the LOC113778636 gene encoding uncharacterized protein LOC113778636: MASGSEDRCIVELPYAESMECSEKERIGSFSSRSLSHSGSDDEGCLDHPQKGQQVEMLPGILEESVDGWKGGWEDLTAEALRNVEPFSEDELRALCTSLNEFERNRRCVVPYVDPKVWDKYVQEVEESEGFDVFTNPGPTLGYKPITTYKRDKELEKKVIGLAKQALAEKLPCYEFVAIEWVTGYRCAGWVYNITFRARGADAPEGKSFQARVYAGIVDVRVKFCLPKVVKT; the protein is encoded by the exons ATGGCTTCTGGCAGCGAAGATCGGTGCATCGTCGAGCTTCCGTACGCGGAATCGATGGAGTGTAGCGAGAAAGAGAGGATCGGCAGCTTCAGCAGCCGCAGCCTCAGCCACAGCGGCAGCGACGATGAGGGCTGTTTGGATCATCCTCAGAAGGGGCAACAGGTAGAGATGCTACCTGGAATTCTTGAAGAGTCGGTGGATGGGTGGAAAGGTGGGTGGGAAGATCTGACAGCTGAGGCTTTGAGAAATGTGGAGCCCTTCAGTGAAGATGAGCTGAGGGCGCTATGTACTTCCTTGAACGAATTTGAACGAAATAGGCGTTGCGTTGTCCCCTATGTCGACCCAAAAGTATGGGACAAGTACGTGCAAGAGGTTGAAGAAAGCGAG GGTTTTGACGTGTTTACTAATCCGGGACCTACTCTGGGCTACAAGCCAATTACCACTTATAAGAGAGATAAAGAACTGGAAAAAAAGGTCATTGGGTTGGCTAAACAGGCCCTAGCGGAG AAGCTACCATGTTATGAATTTGTGGCCATTGAGTGGGTAACTGGATATCGCTGTGCTGGTTGGGTATATAATATAACGTTTCGAGCTCGCGGTGCTGATGCTCCTGAGGGCAAAAGTTTTCAAGCTCGTGTTTATGCTGGAATTGTAGATGTGCGGGTTAAATTCTGCCTCCCCAAAGTGGTTAAAACTTAG